In Aspergillus luchuensis IFO 4308 DNA, chromosome 1, nearly complete sequence, the following are encoded in one genomic region:
- a CDS encoding uncharacterized protein (COG:G,M;~EggNog:ENOG410Q8ND;~InterPro:IPR036291,IPR008030;~PFAM:PF13460,PF05368), whose product MREILVIGGTGAQGLPVIKALSLSERFSVRVLTRDAKSARAQEVAQLPNVSLIEGRQDNQEDLHKAFKGVYGAWVNTDGFTIGEKNELFYGCRAYEIARHHRVQHYVYACTDFALKHADWDENYHWGHNDAKGRVADYILAQGQAGMKSSVLTTGPYVNMLWDGMFVPTQEPDGTFVWANPAKSGKIPLIALEDVGHYSLWLFNNLPESAGMNLKIATDEVSFADIAAAFTKVTGKKGVHRYVPLEEYLPMAEPFPNAPANFYAGPSAVTDESTMTWRQNFSAWWKYWGEGRAEHRDFTLLNRIHPNRISSLSDWMRMVNYDGQRKNVLKGVEDLKRAAAVMQQQQAGSSA is encoded by the exons ATGAGAGAAATTCTGGTTATCGGCGGAACCGGCGCTCAAGGCCTGCCGGTCATCAAAG CCCTCTCCTTGAGCGAAAGGTTCTCTGTCCGAGTGCTTACTCGAGACGCAAAGTCCGCTCGGGCGCAAGAAGTTGCACAACTTCCAAATGTATCCCTGATTGAAGGCAGACAGGATAACCAGGAAGATCTGCATAAAGCTTTCAAGGGTGTCTACGGGGCATGGGTCAACACCGATGGCTTTACCATTGGTGAGAAGAATGAGCTATTTTACGGCTGTCGAGCTTATGAAATCGCGAGGCACCATAGAGTGCAACACTATGTGTATGCTTGTACGGACTTCGCTCTCAAGCACGCGGACTGGGATGAGAATTACCATTGGGGCCATAATGATGCGAAAGGCAGAGTTGCAGATTACATTCTAGCTCAAGGTCAGGCTGGCATGAAAAGCTCTGTGCTTACAACTGGCCCGTATGTGAACATGCTCTGGGATGGCATGTTTGTCCCTACCCAGGAACCTGATGGGACATTTGTTTGGGCTAATCCCGCAA AATCTGGTAAAATACCTCTTATAGCTCTAGAGGATGTTGGACATTATTCTCTTTGGCTCTTTAACAACTTGCCAGAATCTGCGGGGATGAATCTCAAAATTGCAACAGATGAAGTTAGTTTCGCGGATATAGCGGCAGCCTTCACTAAGGTGACAGGGAAGAAAGGGGTGCATCGGTATGTACCTCTCGAAGAGTACCTACCTATGGCAGAGCCTTTCCCAAATGCTCCAGCCAATTTTTACGCCGGTCCAAGTGCTGTGACGGATGAATCAACGATGACATGGCGCCAAAACTTCTCAGCTTGGTGGAAATACTGGGGAGAGGGCCGGGCTGAACACCGAGACTTCACGCTTCTGAATCGAATCCACCCTAATCGTATCAGTTCACTGAGTGATTGGATGAGAATGGTTAACTACGACGGGCAACGAAAGAATGTGCTGAAGGGAGTTGAGGACCTGAAAAGAGCGGCCGCAGTgatgcagcaacagcaagcagGTTCTTCGGCCTAA